The Vibrio navarrensis genome has a segment encoding these proteins:
- a CDS encoding SulP family inorganic anion transporter, whose amino-acid sequence MSRFSDMNVKGDLFGGVTTAIISLPLALAFGVASGAGAEAGLWGAILVGLFAALFGGSTTLISEPTGPMTVIMTAVLTSMVAKYPESGIAMTFTVVMMAGAFQILIGTLKLGKYITLMPYSVISGFMSGIGVILIILQLSPLLGHAAPSGGVMGTLSALPSTLANMKFGELFLGLLTLGILFFFPKQYRKYVPAQLVALVAVTLLSVMLFDSEEIRRIGEIPTGLPSLVVPILDAELFTTMVIDALVLGTLGCIDTLLTAVIGDSLTRKEHDSDKELRGQGLANMISGLFGALPGAGATMGTVTNIQVGARSPLSGVARALILALVVLVASGLTAPIPMAVLAGIAVYVGFGILDWSFIQRAHKVSVQGMAIMYGVMLLTVFVDLIAAVGLGVFISNILVIERLSREQAKQVKAISDADDDDVPLIDSERALLDKANSKVLFFYLSGPMIFSVSKAISRQHTSINEYEVMILDLTDVPMIDVTVGLALENAIKDALEAHCEVYLLCPNERTREQLERFHVLDLVPAENTFKFRYEALNAAVKTVEKTPIQLN is encoded by the coding sequence ATGTCACGCTTTTCAGATATGAACGTCAAAGGGGACCTGTTTGGCGGGGTTACCACAGCGATTATCTCATTGCCGCTTGCACTGGCGTTTGGGGTTGCTTCTGGCGCGGGAGCGGAAGCGGGCCTATGGGGCGCCATTTTGGTTGGCCTGTTTGCCGCTCTGTTTGGTGGCTCGACGACGCTCATTTCTGAGCCGACTGGCCCGATGACGGTGATCATGACCGCAGTTCTGACCAGCATGGTGGCCAAGTATCCAGAGTCTGGCATAGCCATGACTTTTACGGTGGTCATGATGGCAGGCGCGTTTCAAATACTCATTGGTACGCTAAAGCTAGGAAAATACATCACTCTGATGCCATATAGCGTGATCTCCGGCTTTATGTCGGGAATTGGCGTCATCTTGATTATTCTGCAATTGTCGCCACTGCTTGGTCATGCGGCGCCATCTGGCGGCGTGATGGGCACGCTATCGGCCTTACCCAGTACACTGGCTAATATGAAGTTTGGCGAGCTGTTTCTTGGCCTGCTGACTTTGGGCATCCTGTTTTTCTTTCCCAAGCAATATCGTAAGTACGTGCCTGCACAGTTGGTGGCGCTGGTGGCGGTGACGCTGCTCTCCGTGATGCTGTTTGATAGCGAAGAGATTCGCCGCATTGGCGAGATTCCCACCGGTTTGCCATCGCTGGTGGTGCCAATACTGGACGCGGAACTCTTTACCACTATGGTGATTGATGCGCTGGTACTCGGGACTTTGGGTTGCATTGATACCTTACTTACCGCGGTCATTGGTGATTCGTTGACGCGTAAAGAGCATGACTCAGACAAAGAATTGCGTGGCCAAGGCTTGGCCAACATGATCTCAGGGCTGTTCGGCGCGCTGCCCGGTGCGGGTGCAACCATGGGTACGGTGACGAACATTCAGGTGGGGGCACGCTCACCGCTCTCTGGTGTGGCAAGGGCGCTGATTTTAGCGCTGGTGGTACTGGTGGCGAGCGGTCTGACCGCTCCGATTCCGATGGCGGTGCTTGCCGGGATAGCGGTCTATGTCGGCTTTGGCATTCTCGATTGGAGTTTTATCCAGCGCGCACACAAAGTCAGCGTGCAGGGGATGGCAATCATGTACGGCGTGATGCTCCTTACTGTGTTTGTCGATTTGATCGCCGCGGTCGGGTTGGGGGTGTTCATCTCTAATATCCTGGTGATTGAGCGCTTAAGTCGCGAGCAAGCCAAACAAGTGAAGGCGATCAGTGACGCCGATGACGATGATGTGCCACTGATTGACAGTGAGCGTGCGCTGTTGGATAAAGCCAATAGTAAGGTACTGTTTTTCTACCTCTCAGGGCCGATGATTTTCAGCGTATCGAAAGCGATTTCCCGCCAACATACCAGTATCAATGAGTATGAAGTGATGATTTTGGATTTGACCGATGTACCTATGATTGATGTGACGGTGGGATTAGCGCTGGAAAACGCGATCAAAGATGCGCTGGAGGCACACTGTGAGGTCTATTTGCTCTGTCCAAACGAGCGTACTCGCGAGCAATTAGAAAGGTTCCACGTGCTGGATTTAGTGCCCGCAGAGAATACCTTCAAATTCCGCTACGAAGCCTTGAATGCAGCGGTAAAAACCGTTGAGAAAACGCCGATTCAGCTGAACTAA